The Lysobacter enzymogenes DNA segment TACTACACCCTGGGCACCGACGAGCCGGTGGTGACCGCGATCGCCGCGCATCCGGCGCTGAACTGGCTGCGCATCGTGGTCGAGGTCGGCGCCCTGGTCGGGCTGTCGTCGGTGGTGCTGGTGATGATCATCGGCCAGCCGCGCATCTTCATGATCATGGCCCGCGACGGCCTGCTGCCGCCGGTGTTCACCAAGATCCATCCCAAGTACCGCACCCCGCACATCAACACCGTGATCACCGGCATCGGTATCGCTCTGCTGGCGGCGCTGTTCCCGCTCGACATCCTCGGCGACATGACCTCGATGGGCACCCTGATCGCGTTCGCCTCGGTCTGCCTGGGCGTGCTGATCCTGCGCCGCACCCAGCCCGACCTGCCGCGGCCGTTCCGGATTCCGTTCGCGTGGCCGATCTGCATCAGCGGCATCCTCAGCTGCCTGGTGCTGCTGTCAACGATGAGCGCGCACAACTGGATGCTGATGGCGGTGTGGACCGGGATAGGTTTCGCGATCTATTTCGCCTACGGTTTCCGCCACAGCTTCCTGCGCAAGTCGCGCTGATTGCGGACGCCCCCACGAGGCCGGCCCCGGGACTCCCAGGGCCGGCCTTTGGTTTTTGTAGGGCGGCTCTTGTGGGAGGGCCTTCAGGCCCGACGCTGTCCGGCGGGATCGCCGCGACCTGAGACAAAAGCATCGGGCCTGAAGGCCCTCCCACAAGAGCAGGCCTGCCGCCATAACGCTGCGTTATGGCAAAAACGAGGCAACCGCCACATCCGGGCGCTAAACTGGCGGGCATGAACAGCCCCCTGCCCTACGATCCGCAGCGCCTGGCGCATTGCGCCGGCGAGATCATCGTCAATGTGCGCGAGCTGGCCCAGCGCGGCTGGACCCCGGCCACCAGCAGCAACTTCTCGCGCCGCATCGACGGCCAGCACGTGGCCATCACCGTCTCCGGCCGCGACAAGGGCCGGCTGACCGAAGACGACATCATGGTCGTCGACCTCGACGGCGCCCCGGTCGCCACCAGCCACCGCCCGTCCGCCGAGACCCTGCTGCACACCCAGCTGTACAAGCGCTACCCCGAGATCGGCTGCGTCCTGCACACCCATTCGCAGACCCAGACCGTGGCCTCTCGCCTGTACGCCGGCCAGGGCCACGTGCACCTGGAAGGCTACGAGCTGCTCAAGGCCTTCGCCGGCACCACCACCCACGACACCGAGCTGGACCTGCCGGTCTATCCCAACACTCAGGACATGCCGACCCTGGCCGCCCAGGTCGACGCGACCCTGGACCAGCAGACCCTGTGGGGCTACCTGATCGACGGCCACGGCCTGTACGCCTGGGGCCGCGACATGGGCGAGGCCCGGCGACACCTGGAGGCGTTCGAATTCCTGCTGGGCTGCGAACTCGAACTGAGGAGGCTGCGCCGATGAGCCGCTTGCGTATTTTCCGCGAAGACCAGCCCGACGCGCCGAAGCTGAGCACCAGCGACCAGGCCGAGATCGCGCGCGAACTGGCCAAGATCGGCGTCGGCTTCGAGCAGTGGCAGGCGTCCAAGCCGGTCAAGCCGGGCGAC contains these protein-coding regions:
- a CDS encoding methylthioribulose 1-phosphate dehydratase encodes the protein MNSPLPYDPQRLAHCAGEIIVNVRELAQRGWTPATSSNFSRRIDGQHVAITVSGRDKGRLTEDDIMVVDLDGAPVATSHRPSAETLLHTQLYKRYPEIGCVLHTHSQTQTVASRLYAGQGHVHLEGYELLKAFAGTTTHDTELDLPVYPNTQDMPTLAAQVDATLDQQTLWGYLIDGHGLYAWGRDMGEARRHLEAFEFLLGCELELRRLRR